The Phoenix dactylifera cultivar Barhee BC4 chromosome 17, palm_55x_up_171113_PBpolish2nd_filt_p, whole genome shotgun sequence genome contains a region encoding:
- the LOC120104328 gene encoding uncharacterized protein LOC120104328, whose translation MEVYVDDMLVKSRTAECHVADLNKIFSKLRKYQMKLNPAKCAFGVALGKFLGFIVTQCGVEANPKKIRALQEMVPPKTVKEVQRLTGRVAALGRFVSRSAERCLPLFKILKRPKNFLWSEECQQAFEELRCLLASPPLLTKPQQGEVLYLYLAVSPVAVSTVLVREEDKLQKPVYYTSRVLRDAEIRYSKLKKTILALIISTQRLRPYFQAHTVAILTDQPMKQILQRSDRAGRIAKWAVELGEFDLEYRPRPAVKAQALADFIVECTLPDDPELPLIPTEERPPWVLYVDGSSTLGGSEAGLILTSPDGVVAEQALRLEFPASNNEAEYEALIARLKLAKELKAEDLRVFSDSQLVVSQVLEDFEAKEPSMQKYLQKVRELISALGSFNIQHIPRTENLRADEFSKLATSRMNELPKATVLEYLQTPSTEELEPTMCIDIEPSWMDGFVNYLQDGTLPDDELEARRIRRQAPRYILYEGKLYRRSFTSPLLKCLCPSEAKFGLPRILLSDNGRQFDNVRFREFCFELGIDHRFTSVFYPQTNGETEVTNRTILQGLKARLDRSKEQWVEDLYNVLWAYRTTFRLSTGETPFNLAYGTEAVIPLEIGLPSPRVEHYDTVSNSSQLMGNLDLIEETREAAQVRMMRYQ comes from the exons atggaggtctacgtggatgacatgttgGTGAAAAGCCGAACGGCAGAGTGCCATGTGGCTGACCTTAATAAAATATTCTCCAAGCTCAGaaagtaccaaatgaagctcaaccctgcaaagtgcgcgttcggagtcgCCTTGGGCAAATTCCTGGGCTTCATAGTAACCCAGTGCGGAGTCGAAGCTAATCCCAAGAAGATCCGAGCGCTGCAAGAGATGGTACCTCCAAAGACAGTCAAAGAAGTACAGCGGCTTACTGGGCGGGTCGCAGCTTTGGGAAGGTTTGTCTCCAGGTCGGcagagcgctgccttccattgtTCAAGATCCTTAAACGACCAAAGAACTTCTTATGGTCGGaggaatgccagcaggcctttgaagagcttaggTGTCTTCTTGCCTCCCCTCCGCTACTCACCAAGCCACAGCAAGGCGAGGTTCTTTACTTATACTTGGCCGTCTCCCCGGTCGCAGTGAGCACAGTCCTGGTCCGGGAAGAGGATAAGCTTCAGAAGCCTGTCTACTATACCAGTcgggtcctcagggatgctgagatccGATATTCTAAGCTTAAGAAGACAATTTTAGCTCTGATCATTTCAACTCAGAGACTCCGGCCCTACTTTCAAGCCCACACTGTAGCCATActaaccgaccagcctatgaagcaaatactgcAGAGGTCGGACCGCGCCGGAAGGATTgccaaatgggcggttgagctcggagagttcgacctcgaataccgGCCCAGGCCAGCTGTCAAAGCTCAAGCACTCGCCgatttcatcgtggagtgcactttgCCGGATGACCCCGAGCTGCCACTCATACCAACGGAGGAGAGGCCGCCATGGGTCCTATatgtggacggctcctcgacctTGGGGGGTAGCGAAGcaggactcatcctcaccagtccggATGGGGTAGTTGCTGAGCAGGCCCTACGCCTCGAATTTcctgcctcgaacaatgaggcagaATACGAGGCACTCATTGCCAGGCTCAAATTGGCGAAAGAGCTGAAGGCGGAAGACCTGAGggtcttcagtgactcccaactgGTCGTAAGCCAGGTCCTGGAAGATTTTGAAGCAAAGGAACCCtcaatgcagaaatatcttcaaaaggtgcgggaactcatatCCGCCCTGGGCTCCTTCAACATTCAGCATATCCCCAGAACGGAGAACCTCAGGGCTGACGAATTCTCAAAGCTGGCGACCTCTCGCATGAATGAGCTCCCCAAGGCGACGGTGCTCGAATATCTCCAAACACCCAGCACAGAAGAGCTTGAGccgaccatgtgcatcgacatagagccaagctggatggatgggTTCGTCAACTATCTACAGGATGGAACCCTCCCTGACGACGAGCTGGAGGCTCGTCGAATTAGGCGTCAAGCCCCCCGGTACATActatatgaaggcaagctctaccgTCGGTCAttcacctctcctctccttAAATGTCTCTGCCCCTCAGAGGCAAA attcggactcccccgtATCCTTCTATCTGACAACGGCCGTCAATTCGACAACGTCCGTTTTAGAGAATTCTGCttcgagctcggcatcgaccaccgcttcacctcagtATTCTATCCACAGACGAATGGAGAGACTGAGGTGACAAATCGCACCATTCTCCAGGGGCTCAAAGCTAGACTCGACCGATCCAAGgaacaatgggtcgaagacctctacaatgtcctttgggcctaCAGAACAACATTCCGACTTTCTACCGGCGAGACCCCATTCAACCTGGCATATGGGACAGAGGCAGTTATTCCTCTAGAAATCGGACTCCCTTCACCGAGGGTGGAACACTACGACACAGTTTCCAACTCATCTCAGCTtatgggcaacctggatctcaTAGAAGAAACGAGGGAGGCAGCCCAGGTCCGGATGATGAGATATCAATAA